The Xiphophorus hellerii strain 12219 chromosome 5, Xiphophorus_hellerii-4.1, whole genome shotgun sequence genome window below encodes:
- the LOC116719380 gene encoding uncharacterized protein LOC116719380, translating to MAAVQDDSLEAQRCIQKELDQAKDASLEMVQKFEVEILALRKEIETMEQEHRDERYRHAEVEIRNGKRAKFLHAEKNMLQKELDEVKRDLFLNEVKYRKELDASTAEIERQLSRNYKLSEELKRKDQEISGSCFSVTYAEGTMCSYKSQKQSCSITFPTEVRVERTESENDHFKMTCNSSCSLTDNKTSFQLYKNTETGEQKVVESPLVTISSTESFFCTVKDRHDLLSNEVCVDDSNCWTVNYDSRRICGLKGSSVNISSKYSHPEQQQSLTKRWYKMKINTKLEEEVMENNTDVNYQDDTRNQHILRLNNLDEKNSGEYEFRIKTDHFIWKSSNFSGVTLIVTALPAWVYPASHQMPTRDGNPRDPA from the exons ATGGCTGCAGTGCAAGACGATTCCCTAGAGGCACAGAGATGCATCCAGAAAGAGCTGGACCAAGCCAAAGACGCAAGTCTAGAAATGGTCCAGAAGTTTGAAGTTGAAATTTTAGCCCTTagaaaagaaatagaaacaatGGAGCAGGAGCACAGGGATGAAAGATACCGTCATGCAGAGGTCGAGATACGTAACGGAAAGAGGGCCAAATTCCTCCACGCGGAGAAGAACATGCTACAGAAGGAGCTGGATGAAGTTAAACGCGACCTCTTTTTAAATGAAGTCAAGTACAGGAAAGAGCTGGATGCGTCAACAGCTGAAATTGAACGCCAACTTTCACGCAATTATAAGCTCTCTGAGGAGCTAAAACGGAAGGATCAGGAG atctcaGGGAGCTGCTTCAGTGTGACCTACGCTGAAGGCACAATGTGTTCCTACAAATCACAGAAACAGTCCTGCTCCATCACATTTCCTACAG AAGTTCGTGTTGAAAGGACAGAATCAGAGAATGACCATTTCAAGATGACGTGTAACTCCAGCTGTTCTCTGACTGACAACAAAACTTCATTTCAGttgtataaaaacacagaaactggtGAACAGAAAGTTGTTGAAAGCCCTCTAGTTACCATCTCATCAACAGAGAGCTTCTTCTGCACTGTGAAGGATCGTCATGATCTGCTTTCTAATGAAGTTT GTGTTGATGATAGCAACTGCTGGACTGTGAATTATGACAGCAGGAGAATCTGTGGCCTGAAAGGTTCATCAGTGAACATCTCCAGCAAGTACTCACATCCTGAACAGCAACAGTCACTGACTAAACGCTGGTataaaatgaagataaataCAAAGCTGGAGGAAGAGGTGATGGAGAATAATACTGATGTGAATTATCAGGATGACACGAGGAACCAACACATCCTCAGATTAAACAACCTGGATGAGAAAAACTCAGGAGAATACGAGTTCAGAATCAAAACAGACCATTTTATATGGAAATCATCTAATTTTTCTGGAGTTACTTTGATTGTAACAG CACTTCCTGCATG ggtgtaccctgcctctcaccaAATGCCCACTAGAGATGGGAACCCCCGCGACCCTGCATAG
- the LOC116719381 gene encoding uncharacterized protein LOC116719381 has translation MMFLSAAGCVWMVYILCISGVEGKPNSIFALKGSSVNLSCSAPHSAANVKWYIVSKSNAEYVYHDVSAHSNHEELSLLEDNFTLTIRDLTEDKTKSYCCSETIPKQRPDETDSCQQNSIQLQVIDLQVKVFPASEGQKVSLMCSSSCSLTESPAAFIWYQNGEFLYEDWSPWYQELVSSDQAVRYSCAIKGYEDLRAPDVSVDSVSGSCFSVTYAEGTMCSYKSQKQSCSITFPTEVRVERTESDKEHIKMTCNSSCSLTDNKSSFQLYKNTETGEQKVDQNSLVFISSTESFFCTVKDRHDLLSNEVCVDGSDCWTVNYDSRRICGLKGSSVNISSKYSHPEQHLPLTKRWYKMKINTKLEEEVMENKIDVNYQDDTRNQHILRLNNLDEENSGEYEFRMKTDHYKRKSSHFSGVILIVS, from the exons ATGATGTTTTTATCAGCAGCTGGATGTGTGTGGATGGTTTATATTCTCTGCATCTCAG GTGTTGAAGGAAAACCAAACAGCATCTTTGCTTTGAAAGGATCATCAGTGAATCTGAGCTGCTCAGCTCCACATTCAGCTGCAAACGTCAAATGGTACATTGTGAGCAAGAGTAATGCAGAATATGTTTATCATGATGTGTCTGCACATAGTAATCATGAAGAGTTAAGTTTATTAGAGGATAATTTCACTCTGACAATCAGAGATCTGACAGAGGACAAGACAAAAAGTTACTGCTGTAGTGAAACTATTCCTAAACAGAGACCAGATGAAACCGACAGCTGTCAGCAGAACAGCATTCAGCTCCAGGTTATAg ACCTCCAGGTAAAGGTGTTTCCTGCCTCAGAGGGACAGAAAGTGAGTCTGATGTGCTCAAGCAGCTGTTCTCTGACTGAAAGCCCTGCAGCCTTCATCTGGTACCAGAACGGAGAGTTCCTCTATGAGGACTGGTCCCCCTGGTACCAAGAGCTGGTCAGCAGTGATCAGGCAGTCAGATACTCCTGTGCTATCAAAGGCTACGAGGATCTCAGAGCTCCTGACGTCTCAGTGG attCTGTCTCAGGGAGCTGCTTCAGTGTGACCTACGCTGAAGGCACAATGTGTTCCTACAAATCACAGAAACAGTCCTGCTCCATCACATTTCCTACAG AAGTTCGTGTTGAAAGGACAGAATCAGACAAAGAACATATCAAGATGACGTGTAACTCCAGCTGTTCTCTGACTGACAACAAAAGTTCATTTCAGttgtataaaaacacagaaactggtGAACAGAAAGTTGATCAAAACTCTCTAGTTTTCATCTCATCAACAGAGAGCTTCTTCTGCACTGTGAAAGATCGTCATGATCTGCTTTCTAATGAAGTTT GTGTTGATGGTAGCGACTGCTGGACTGTGAATTATGACAGCAGGAGAATCTGTGGCCTGAAAGGTTCATCAGTGAACATCTCCAGCAAATACTCACATCCTGAACAGCATCTGCCACTGACTAAACGCTGGTataaaatgaagataaataCAAAGCTGGAGGAAGAGGTGATGGAGAATAAAATTGATGTGAATTATCAGGATGACACGAGGAACCAACACATCCTCAGATTAAACAACCTGGATGAGGAAAACTCAGGAGAATACGAGTTCAGAATGAAAACAGACCATTATAAACGGAAATCATCTCATTTTTCTGGAGTTATTCTGATT GTCTCCTAG